A single genomic interval of Chryseobacterium paludis harbors:
- the purM gene encoding phosphoribosylformylglycinamidine cyclo-ligase: MSNTYKSAGVDKEEGYKTVDKIKKAVGETHNSNVLNHLGSFGAFYEIGGYKNPVLVSGTDGVGTKLKVALDSKKYDSIGVDCFAMCANDILCHGAKPLFFLDYLACGKLDSEIAAEIVLGMVAACKDNNCALIGGETAEMPGMYQPGDYDVAGFCVGIVEKDQIIDGSKIKTGDKIIALPSSGFHSNGFSLVRKVFPNFEEEFEGKPLYETLLVPTRLYYKDIHKVIEEVKVSGIAHITGGGLYENIPRIIGEGLCASIDASKIQIPSIMLELEKRGGVAREEMFGTFNMGVGMIVVVDPTHAEKVLHLLDDAYEIGEITEGSEKINLAI, encoded by the coding sequence ATGAGCAACACTTACAAATCTGCAGGAGTAGACAAAGAAGAAGGATACAAAACCGTTGATAAGATCAAAAAAGCGGTTGGTGAAACCCACAATTCCAATGTATTGAATCATCTGGGAAGTTTTGGTGCTTTCTATGAGATCGGTGGTTATAAAAATCCCGTATTGGTTTCAGGAACAGATGGAGTTGGAACTAAACTTAAGGTAGCTTTAGATTCCAAAAAATATGACTCTATCGGAGTAGATTGTTTTGCAATGTGTGCTAATGATATTCTTTGTCACGGTGCAAAACCATTATTCTTTTTAGATTATTTGGCTTGTGGAAAATTAGATTCTGAAATTGCTGCAGAAATCGTTTTAGGAATGGTCGCAGCTTGTAAAGATAACAACTGTGCATTAATCGGTGGTGAAACTGCTGAAATGCCAGGAATGTATCAACCTGGAGATTATGATGTTGCAGGATTCTGTGTAGGAATTGTTGAAAAAGATCAGATCATCGATGGTTCTAAAATAAAAACTGGTGATAAAATTATTGCATTACCAAGTTCAGGATTCCATTCAAATGGATTTTCATTGGTAAGAAAAGTATTCCCGAATTTTGAAGAAGAATTCGAAGGAAAACCACTTTACGAAACACTATTAGTTCCTACAAGATTATATTATAAAGACATTCATAAAGTAATTGAAGAGGTAAAAGTTTCAGGAATTGCTCACATTACAGGAGGTGGTTTATACGAAAATATTCCAAGAATTATTGGTGAAGGTTTATGTGCTTCGATTGATGCTTCAAAAATTCAGATTCCAAGTATCATGCTTGAACTGGAAAAAAGAGGGGGTGTAGCCCGTGAAGAAATGTTCGGAACTTTCAATATGGGAGTAGGAATGATCGTTGTAGTAGATCCAACACATGCTGAAAAAGTATTGCACCTATTGGATGATGCATATGAAATCGGAGAAATCACTGAAGGAAGCGAGAAAATTAATTTAGCAATATAA
- a CDS encoding proline-specific peptidase family protein, whose product MTTRIVISFLTIFIIFSCNKVATKDQEITTKNYFSYGDSIQSGGVKMIPITTPVGNFRVWTKRFGNNPKIKVLLLHGGPGMTHEYMECFETFFQKEGFEFYEYDQLGSYYSDQPVDDRLWTTDRFVDEVEQVRKSIGADKSNFYVLGNSWGGILAMEYALKYQKNLKGLMVANMVASAPEYGKYADEVLAKQMKPEVLKEIRAIEAKKDFANPRYMELLIPNFYNQHICRLKEWPDGVNRALKHSNENVYTLMQGPSEFGISGRLGDWDIKGRLPEINIPTLMIGAKYDTMDPKAMEEQSKLVKKGRYLYCPNGSHLAMWDDQKVFMNGVINFINDVDSRKF is encoded by the coding sequence ATGACAACCAGAATCGTTATTTCTTTTTTGACAATTTTTATCATTTTTTCGTGTAATAAGGTTGCAACGAAAGATCAGGAAATAACCACCAAAAACTATTTTAGTTATGGGGATTCGATTCAGTCAGGGGGAGTGAAAATGATTCCAATCACAACACCCGTTGGAAATTTTAGGGTATGGACAAAACGTTTCGGGAATAATCCAAAGATCAAAGTTTTGCTTCTGCATGGAGGTCCGGGGATGACCCACGAATATATGGAATGCTTTGAAACTTTCTTCCAGAAAGAAGGTTTTGAGTTTTATGAATATGATCAGTTGGGATCTTATTACAGTGATCAGCCGGTAGATGATAGACTTTGGACAACAGATCGTTTTGTAGATGAAGTTGAGCAGGTGCGAAAATCGATTGGTGCAGATAAATCTAATTTTTATGTTTTAGGTAATTCCTGGGGTGGAATTTTAGCGATGGAATATGCCCTGAAATATCAGAAAAATTTAAAAGGATTAATGGTTGCCAATATGGTGGCAAGCGCACCGGAATATGGTAAATATGCAGATGAAGTTTTAGCAAAGCAGATGAAGCCGGAAGTTTTAAAAGAAATAAGAGCAATCGAGGCAAAAAAAGATTTTGCTAATCCACGTTATATGGAGTTGCTTATTCCCAACTTTTATAATCAGCATATCTGTCGTTTAAAAGAATGGCCGGATGGAGTAAATCGAGCATTAAAGCATTCTAATGAAAATGTTTACACATTGATGCAGGGGCCGAGTGAATTTGGAATTAGTGGACGTTTGGGTGATTGGGATATTAAAGGCCGATTGCCTGAAATCAATATTCCTACATTAATGATTGGTGCAAAATATGACACGATGGATCCAAAAGCGATGGAGGAACAAAGTAAACTGGTGAAAAAAGGAAGATACCTTTACTGCCCAAACGGAAGTCATCTTGCCATGTGGGACGATCAAAAGGTTTTCATGAATGGAGTTATTAATTTTATAAATGATGTCGATTCCCGAAAATTTTAA
- a CDS encoding NADPH-dependent FMN reductase codes for MKVLAIAGSNSDASMNKHLVSYAASMFGENAEVEVIDLNPFEMPIYKHERELAGGVPQEAKDFAAKIDAANLLLVSLPEHNGTYSTAFKNVFDWVSRIKDRTVWNEVPMLLMSTSPGGRGGAGVLEAAGKRFPFHGGNVVETFSLPFFNDNFDKGAGKISNEEKDSELREKIIKISAIETILEK; via the coding sequence ATGAAAGTTTTAGCAATAGCAGGAAGTAATTCCGATGCATCAATGAATAAGCATTTAGTATCTTATGCTGCATCTATGTTTGGAGAAAATGCAGAAGTAGAAGTAATAGATTTGAATCCTTTTGAAATGCCTATTTATAAGCATGAAAGAGAACTGGCAGGAGGTGTACCTCAGGAAGCAAAGGATTTTGCTGCAAAAATTGATGCTGCGAATTTACTTTTGGTTTCTTTACCAGAACATAATGGTACATATTCAACGGCTTTTAAAAATGTGTTCGACTGGGTTTCCAGAATCAAAGACAGAACAGTCTGGAATGAAGTACCAATGCTTTTAATGTCTACATCACCTGGTGGAAGAGGCGGAGCTGGAGTTTTGGAAGCTGCGGGTAAACGTTTTCCTTTCCATGGCGGAAATGTGGTAGAAACATTTTCACTTCCTTTCTTCAATGATAACTTTGATAAAGGAGCTGGAAAAATATCTAACGAGGAAAAAGACAGCGAATTAAGAGAAAAAATTATTAAGATTTCTGCTATTGAAACAATCTTGGAAAAATAG
- the purN gene encoding phosphoribosylglycinamide formyltransferase gives MKNIVVLISGSGTNLQRILDTIDNGEIQNAKVSLVVADRECYGLERAKNHNIENILIPRGKNFSSELSKVIPENTDLIVLAGFLSILKPEFCENWNGKIINIHPALLPKYGGKGMWGMNVHNAVIEAKEKESGATVHFVTPGIDEGQAILQKSFEVTENDTPETLAEKVHKVEYEIFPIAINKVLGN, from the coding sequence ATGAAAAACATCGTTGTACTCATTTCAGGTTCCGGAACTAATCTTCAAAGAATTTTAGATACCATTGATAATGGAGAGATCCAGAATGCAAAAGTATCTCTTGTTGTTGCTGATAGAGAATGTTATGGACTGGAAAGAGCAAAAAATCATAACATAGAAAACATACTGATTCCAAGGGGCAAGAACTTCAGCAGTGAATTGAGTAAGGTGATTCCTGAAAATACAGACCTAATTGTATTGGCTGGATTTTTATCTATTCTAAAACCTGAATTTTGTGAAAACTGGAACGGGAAAATAATTAATATTCACCCTGCATTATTACCAAAATACGGCGGAAAAGGAATGTGGGGAATGAATGTTCACAATGCTGTTATTGAAGCTAAAGAAAAGGAAAGTGGGGCAACAGTACATTTTGTAACCCCTGGAATTGATGAAGGACAAGCGATTCTGCAGAAATCATTTGAAGTTACTGAAAATGATACACCTGAGACGCTAGCTGAAAAAGTGCATAAGGTTGAATATGAGATTTTCCCAATAGCAATTAATAAAGTATTAGGGAATTAG